Sequence from the Desertibacillus haloalkaliphilus genome:
ATGTTCCATTAACCACGAAAGAATTTCTTGATGATACAAATCCAATTTCTTTTCTCTTGTTTTTAATGAACTTATAAAATCTTCAAAATCATCCGGTGTCATATTCAGATAATCTATTACCCTATTCCTTGAAATATTTAACTTTCTTGCTATTGCACTCTTCGAAAACCCTTCTTTATATAGTTGGTGGATCTTGTTGTAAATCATTAAACGGTTCACTCCTAATTCCTCACTTTCCATAGACTAATTAAAATATATAAAAAGTAAGGGTGATATTGGGAACTGTTTAATCTTATTTGGTGAAATCTGTTCATTTTTATATGTAGAAAACTGTTGATTCTAGTTTATCGTTTACAATTATCAGGAAGCCTTTGAGCGTAATAGTTAAATTTATATTAGGAATCAACCTTATCGGAATCTAAATTGGCTTGATTTGAAAGTTTATTCTTGAGAAAGTAGATACTTTGTCTTGAATTCAAATGTTCAACAAACGAGAGCATTAGTTGAGGAACTGTTGTACTGGCAGTTCCTACTGTTGTTGAAGTAACGAAGCGGGATTATTGAAGAAGAAATTTCAATAATTAAACAATGTCAAGGTAAGGTTTGTTATGATTTTGTAAGAGGTGATTATATGAAATGGGTAGGTATAATTTTAATGATAATTGCCTAATTGGTATATTGGGTTTCTAAAGTGAATAATTTAGAGCCTTTTTTCACTAATGTATCTATAGTTTCCATTGTTTTAGGTGCTATTATAATGGCTACTGGGGTTATCATAGGTAAAAGAATTAAATAGTTCCAAACGGATATTCAACAAACGGGTGCGATTGTTCAATAGAATCAGTCGCATTCTGTGCTAACAAGGTTAGTAAATAAGCAGAAAATCTAATAGAAAAGTAATAATATAAATTACAATTTTTTAGGGAGTGATTTAAGTGAGTGAAGATAAAGAAACTCCTAAAAAACGAAGAGAAAGACTAAGGCAAGAGGAATTAAAAGAAGTTCATCTGGAAACTTAGGAGATGGTATTAACAGAACATCGGTGAGTAACTTATGGGATATATTTGGAAATTTGAATTGGAAAATAACTGGAGTAATTGTTGTTGTATTAGTAATAATATTAATCATAAAAGTATTGTTCAACTAATGGGGGCGAATGCTTTGGTAGGAACATCTTTGTATGTTGGTGTTGAAACGATGTTTCCAATAACTAAGATCTTATTGGATATGGGAATGGGCATTGGAGCTGTTATGGCACTTATCATTACTGCTGCTGGAATAAGCATACCTGAAGTCATATTTTTATCCAGCATATTTAAGATGAAATTACTTATTGTTTATATTGCTACAATCTTAGTCATTTCAGTTGGTATGGGATATGTTTCTATTATTTTATAAATCCCTTTAAAACTCAATGTTTTATTTCCTTCTAAAGAATGAATATATTATGAGCACTTAAACAAAGGAAATGTATGTTCAGTCTTAAGTAACTGGTAAATATAACAACTAACAAAAATAAAATCATTTATTTCATAGAACAACGATACTGTCAATAGAATAACTAACTAAGAGGGATGATTTCATTCAAAGTGATCGTCCCTCTTAGTTGACTCATACTGTGCATCAAATGCCTTTAGTTTCAGGTGACTTTGTGAATGGAGGTAATTCACTAACAAGAAAAATAATAAAAAATACACATCGTTTCCCAATAAATGTTTATCCTAATAAAAAGACTCATAGTTGACTGAAAATGTGCAATAATAAGGCTAGGAAAATCCTAGCGATCTTAAATCAGTTATATATTTGCTGTACTATTTAACTTTCTAATTAGTTTCCAATTTAACAAAATAAGAATAAAGAGTAGTGGGTATATAGGTATTGAGTAAATCAACTTCCAGCCATTATAGTGAAATAGTTCAGTTTGAACTGCTATCCATTCATAAGCAACTGCAAAGGTACTCCATCCAAGAATATAAAACACTTTTACTAAAGGCTTGCTGTTTTGTGGATAAAAGTTTAAAAACATAATATTTACTGCGGGGAAAATTACGAATACTACCCATAGTGTAATGAAGTCAACGCCTGGGCTGAAATACCAATATAAACGGTATTTAAACTCTAAATAAACATCAGTTATTAATTGTAAAACTGTAGAAAACAAGGAGGTAGTGTACATTTCAAAAAATGAGATTTTCTTTGGCATAAAGTAAATGATTATTCCGAATATTGCAATTGAAACAAACAGAAGATAAATATTGCTCACCTCTTCAAAACTTTTTTAATTATCACTAGTTAAGTTTTGACTAAAAGAAGAAATAGATACCTACTATATGACAGAAAATCTTTCGGAAACCATATATTTATCGTAACTTTGTTGAGGCATAGTACAACGATACTGGTAACGGAATATATTTTTAAAAGGCGATCACTGCAAAGTGATCGTATTTTCATATATGACGGATAATGCGCAATAAACATTCCATTTAAATTAAATAACAAATTGGTTATATATGTTAAAATCCGGTTAGGGCTTAGTGAGTTTGTGAAAGTTTTCACTTAAGCTAACGAGCAGTTTACTAAATTAAGTAGGTTTGGAGGTAGAAACATGTTTTATCAACTTATAATAGCGGCATTCTTAATAATTTATGCGGTTAGCCATGCAAACCAATCGACTATTTTACTAGGCAAGAAAGCTAAAAAGCTGGATAAAGAGAAGCGACATGCGTATCAAAAAGGGTTAGTAACTCCTTTTCTTGGGTTAGGCACACTATTTATTGTAATTTCTTTTGTTTTACATGCAGAAATATTGAGCCCATTCTTAGTATTTGTCCTATTCATGTTGTTGGTCACTCCTCTTTTAATCAAAATTTCTGCTCATCAAAAAAAATATTTAGGTAGTTATTTTGAGTGGTAGATTTTATATAACAGTACTGTTAAACAAACGGAAGCAAGAGCGGAACAAGGAGTTGTCGATGGCAGCTCCTATTGTTTATTGTATTAACGAAGCAAAGAGCTTAAATAAAATATTTATCTACTTCTTATAAATAGTAAACTGGGAGGAGTCATGTATAAACACGTAATTTTTATTTTATTAGTTAGTTCCATTTTTGGTTGGATTAGTTTTGATATTCATGTAATGAAGAGTGAAGCTACTTTAATCGGTGCAATTTCTTCAATACTATTTGTTATTATTATGTTCTTTTACAGTGCATATATGGGAAAGCAAAACTACGTTAATTTTGCCTTATTCATAACTAAATATTGGGGTATAGGCTTATTTATATATTTAGCTGGTTACTTTATGTTCTTGGCACTTGTTTTCTACCCAGCTAATTTTCTATTCACCATACCAATATACGGAGCAATTAGGTATTTTTTTGATGTGCTCCCATCCGTAAGTGTAGGTATTTTTAGTATATTCTTTCTTTACTTCACATGCTTAGTTGGATATTTTGTTGGGCGTTTGAAATAAAAAAGATACTAAACTAACGGGTGCGATTATTCAATAGGAATAGTCGCTTCTTGTGTTAACGAAACAGAATACTTGAAGAAGGGTTTTCCAAATACCCAAATCGTAACGGATAGATGTTAACATCAAGCAGAGCAATACTTTTTGAGGATGAAAGTATTTTAAAAGGTTTGAATTAGCCAGTTTCAAGGAGTTGATAATGTTGAGAGATCTAATACTAATTTTATTTCTTATCTTTCTTTTTGGCTGTTCTAGTGAGGTCGATTTACAGCGGGAGCCTGATTTACAATCAAATTTATTATCATTGGATGAAAAGTATGAAAAAGAAACTTATCTGGGGGTAGTTAATGATAACATGACTCCAAAAGAAAGAAACGCGTTTAACCTTCCAGATGAGTGGGAGGCATATCGGATCGAGTTTAATCATAGTACACGCTTTATTGATCATGAAGGTGCTGAAATAGAAAAAGAAGCGATGAAATCACATAATTTTAAATTTAATATCTGGACAGAAGAAAGCTTTAAATCGGAGTGGTCTAATGTAGAGGTTAAGGAAGGAACAAGTATGGCTATTATTACAGATTTATTTCCATTATATACAGCTACTCAAGTACAATTGGTTCCAATGACTGATGAGGAGTATTTAGAACGAAGCTATGCATATGAAGAAGGAGAAATAGCCATTGAAGTTTATATTAATGAGGCTTTTTATGAGAAGGACGATAGGATGGTTCCAGAAGAAATATATGATCGTAGTGATAATTTCAATCGATTTTCTTCTACTTCATCAGAAGCTAGCAAACGCAAAGAAAGATTGTTGAATATAGAAGAGTATCCAGTATTTTTAGTTTACGATCATGAAGGTTTGGTATTAAAAACTTATGATATTCACGAATTATTAGAGTTTCTAGATCGTATAGAAAGTTATAAAAACTAATCGTTTTTTCTTGTTGAAGTAAAGGGTGGGATTATTCATTAAGAATAGTTACTTCTCGTGTTAACGGAGCAGGATAGTTTAAGAAGAAAACTCATACATGGTTAACGATGTTACGATTAAGTAAATTACATTTGGGAGGTAGAGATGAGAAAATTACTAATTGGTATTACGGTAACGACAATCCTTTTTTGCTTATTTCTAATATATAATCACAAACAACTCCCCACTAAAGATGATGTTTATAAAATTACTGGCAATTGGTCTCCAAAAACTAAGGAAGTTTATTTGGTTAAGAAAATCGACGATGATTGGTTAACTATTTTTAGAAATAAACAATTCATTTTGGTCGGGCGATTAGAGCAAAATTGGTTGGGGTTTTGGCAGCTTCAAGATGATATAGGACGAGAAGGTTCATTAGTTTCAGTATATTATCCGCCTAGTAGGCAAGATGAAGAATTTACATGGAGTGGGGCAGGTACAGAAGAAGGCGCATACTACTTTGGGCAAATTATCAATCCTGATATAAAGAAAATACAAGTAGTAACTAAGAAAAACAGTTTTGAAAATGCTTTAATAATGAGTGCAGAAGGTACTCGTTTTTTCTTTATTAAATCAGAAGAAGAGTTAGTAATGCCTGTGAACATAAAAGGGTTCTCTAAAAACGGAAAATTAATTTATTCATCGTTCAAACAAGTTAATTAAATAAAAGCGTAGTTAAACTAACGGAAGCAAGAGTTGAAGATCACAAGACGGTTCGCAGCTTTTAAGGTATAAGAGTTTTAAAGTTTTTGTAGGAGTGATTATTATCAAGAATTTGATTATAGCAATTTTAACTTTATTAAGTTTTATCTTTGTAGTTTCAGGGTGTTCCTCAGAGGGGGAAGCCGAATATGCTGGTGAACCATTAACGATAGCAGTGGTTGGAACAGAACCCTCTTATGATTTTGATAATATTCAATTCAGTAAAGTAAATATTGATGATTTATTTGAGGAAAAAGGACGCTATGATGCGTTATTTGTTATGGAAGAAATGTTTTTAGAAACATCTAAATCTAAATATGCCGAATTGTACAAAGTATTACCCTATCCAACTTTTTTTATTGGGTTAAATCAAGCATATGAAGCTTTTATTGATGATGAGTTGACTATTCTTGATTTTGAGGAAAGTGATAGCATTGCTTTTGCACAAGGGTATTTTAAACATGAGCAAAGTGAAGAATTTTGGACATTTGTTCCCCCTAACCCTCTAAAGTCAGAAAATGATTATCGGTCAATTTACATTAGTATTTTTAATACAATAGATGAATTTCTTTATTGAGCTAACGGGAGGCAAAAGCGGAAGAAGGGGTTGTCGATGACAGCTCTATTGTTCATTGTGTTAACGGGCAGTTTAGCACAATAAGTTGTATCTTTTTAGATATTAGTCATTTTAATATGGAGAGTGAGAATAATGAGGTTAATTTTATTATTTGTTACCATTTTAGTTATTCTATCTGGTTGTAACACAGGGTATCCAAGTCTTGAAGAAGCTGTTCAAAGTCAGTGGAAAACACCTATAAAGGTAAGTAACCAAGATGAAGAAAATCAATTAGTTTATTATTTAGACCAAACCCAGCATATTTTAGGAGTTTATGAATTTGAGAATGGAAAATACAAATATAACAATGAACAAAGTGTTGGCATGACTTTTTCAACAGAAGCGGGTCTACCTTTTTTAGTCTCGGCTAACTATTTTGATGGTAAAGGAAACTTTATTCATGGTGCTATTACAACAGATGAACATGAGATTGAAAAATTTGAAATTCATTATAAAAATGGAGAAATACAAGAAAGTAGTGCAAAGAATAATACGTTTATAACAGAATTCCCCCCCTTCTTAACAATAGATGCAGAAATGTTTTTTTCAGAAATTGAAAACGCTGTGGGATACGACCAAAATGGAGAGATTATTGAAAAGTGGAATGGGAATGCTGAATTAAATAATTAAAAGGGTATTTTTTATTAACGGGTGCGTTGCCTGGATGGGTGTTCCAGGGCAAGATGAGGATAAGCACCTGACAGTTACAAACAAATGGATCCATGCCATGACCCTTCCACGGGAACTATCTATAAAGGATGGCAAGGTCAATCAAACGCCTATAAAAGAGTTGGAGATATTACGCGAAGAGATTGTCCATCAATTAAATTTGTCTCTGACAGAAAGCGATCAACAATTTATTGATATGGATAAGGAAACTGCAGAGCTTCTACTAGAGGTCGATGATCAAAGTACAGAACGATTAGAGATATCCATTCGTGGAGAAGTTCGTCTTATTTTTAATCAAGAGAAAAAAGTATTTACGTTAGAACGAAAAAGCTTTGTAGATGGGTTGATGGAACGTAGGCAATGTGAATTAAAAAATCTACAACAATTACAAGTGTTTTTAGATGCTTCAACGATTGAAGTATTTGTAAATAATGGGGAAGAAGTATTTACCGCTAGAATGTTCCCTTTTGAAGAATACAAGCAAGTTAAAATTGGTTCTGTTGGTGAAACAACAATCAATCTATCTCATTGGAATTTAAAAAGTCATAGTCAAGTTTTTTAAGGAGCATTCCTGTAATGAAGAAATTAGAGGATTGAACAAAAAAGAGCCCTCTTGGTATTATACGAGGTGTCCAAAGCTTCGAAGCAAAAATGGACCCTTAAATTAGTAACCAAGGAGGACTCGAAATGAATTATACACAAAATCAAAAAATCACGCAAATCACACCATCAACTATCATTATAGGCATTGATATTGCCAAAGACAAACATGTCGCACGAGCTCAAGATGATCATGGGTTAGATTTTGGAAAACGTTTGGTCTTTGAAAATCGAATCTTTGGCTTTGAATCCCTCGTTGAATGGGCAACGCAACACCAAGAGAAACACAAGAAAGATCACGTCATTTTTGGTGTAGAACCAACAGGACATTATTGGAAGAGTCTTGCTTATTATCTAACGGCAAAAGGTTACGACTTTGTCGTCGTAAACCCAATGCACGTCAAGAAAAGTAAAGAACTTGATGACAATTCTCCAACGAAAAACGATACGAAAGACGCAAAAGTGATCGCACAGTTAATCAAAGATGGCCGATACTCTGTACCTAACCTTTTAGATGGCATTTATGCGGAACTAAGAGAATGCGTAAAAATTCGAGATCAGCTTACTGAACAATTAATGATCACAGAAGGTCGCATTCAAAATGTGATTCAACGCTACTTTCCAGAGTTTTTCGATGTATTTGGAGATTGGGAAGGAAAAGCAGCTCTCTGTACCTTAAAACTGTTTCCTTTTCCTTCAGATATACAGGAATTGAGACCAGAAAAGGTTCTGGAAAAATGGAAACCTGTTGTTAAACGAGGCGTTGGCATCAAGCGCTCAACGAAGCTTGTAGAAACAGCCAAAAAGAGTATTGGGGTTAAGGTAGGTCTTACGTTTGCCAAGCGCGAGCTTGCCTATCTTATTGAACAATATGAGTTGTATAAAAAGCAGTTAGAAGAGTTAGACGGAGAACTAGAAGCCATAGTTGAAACATTACCAGGCGCTCCACAAATGATGAACATTTCAGGCTTAGGAGCAGTTACCGTTGGATTGTTCTTTGCGGAGGTTGGAGACATTTCAAAGTACTCTCATCCTCAACAATTAGTGAACTTAGCAGGGCTATCATTACGTGAACACAGTTCAGGGAAATTTAAAGGGCAAACAAGAATTACAAAACGAGGAAGGAAACGATTACGCCGAGCCTTATATTTAGCGATTCGTCCACTCGTAGCCCATAATCCAACATTTAAAACCCTGCATCAATACTACACGAAACGTCCTGAACGCCCTTTAAAGAAACAACAATCTCTAATTGCCCTGTGTTGTAAGTTACTACGTGTCTTGTTTGTCATTGGTCAAAAACAGTGTGAGTTTGATGGTTCAAAACTACTAAAAGATATACCTCAAATAAATACATTACAGGCTGCATAACCTTAAAATTTACTAACACCACAAACACCAATAGTGCAGAGTCGGAGTTTATTTTTTCCATACGGGCTTATGACCCTGCTAAGGAGCTTATCCGACCTCCACCTCATGGATACGCAGGACGAAGGAAGGTATGGTTACCAATCCGGAGAGACATGGGAGGGTTAGCGACCGTGAGTTGTGTGGAGATTTATAAGCACGGTTATACGTCTTATTACCAGATAATACCAGTTTGGTCGTTAGGACGGACCTCCTCCTGTAAGAAATTTGAATAATATAAATTTCTATCCAGTGAACGTGGTGACTTTACTATTTGGTGCTTATGAAATTTGAAGAATATGTGAGTATTCGAAAGAAAATTAAACTTTATTGAGGGAGGTTATAAGATTGTTAGGTAATTTATTTGGTAAGAAAAAGGAACTGGAAGAAACCATTGTTGCACCTGCAACAGGAAAGTTTATTGAAATTGAAGAGGTTCCGGATGCGGCATTCTCGCAAAAAATGATGGGAGATGGTTTTGCAATTGAACCTACTGAGGGTGAAGTTGTTTCACCGATAGATGGAGAAGTGGTGCAAATTTTTCCAACCAAGCATGCAGTTGGTATTCAGGGGAAGTCCGGCATAGAAGTCTTAGTTCATATTGGTCTAGAAACTGTAAGTATGAATGGTGAAGGCTTTAAGGCTTTTGTGAAGCAAGGTGATAGAGTAAAGGCAGGTCAGTGTTTAATTACGTTCGACCTCGATTTGATCAAAGAAAAAGCAACAAGTGCGGTTACACCCATTGTGATTACAAATAGTGATAAAATTGAATCTCTTCAGAAAGTAGCGAGTGACCATCCGCAAAAAGGTAAATCTGAAATGCTAAAGATTAAAATGAAAGGTTAAACATTTAGGGTAATGGATGTTCATTTTATTTATAATTAATTTTTGGCTTCAGAAAAGGCCTAAAGTGACTCCGAGCTCGTAGGCGCTGAAGCTGGACATCTGCCCCTTAACCCATTGATATATATAGGGTTTTGAAGTGTTTTGCTAACAAAATGTTTCAAACTATAAGTGCTTATTTTAGAGGCTTCTAAAGGTTGATAAAACTTTTGGGAAGCCTCTTTTTTCATGATTTGGTCATCTTATGTTCCAATCGGTCCATGATTTGTTCGAGTGATATTCCGGCTTCTGCTTTAGTTAAAACCATCGGAAAAGTTTCCTATAATTCCTTACAGGTGAATTGTTTGATCTCTTTTAAATCAGGAATTCTGTCATTTTCTTTTCCATAAAGGTGCACTCCTATGAATCTGTTTTTGCTCGACTTTGATTAATACCCAGAGTGGTCCTTTTTTTATGTGTTTTTTCAATCTACCACACTTTCGCATGGTGACTAGCATCTCTAATCAAATTAATAACTGGATGAGTAGGGGAATATTCCTGCCACAAACGTTTTACTCGTAATATACAAAAATTTAAAAATAAAGTAATTCCTTATATAAATTCAGGTGTCAAATGGCAAGGAACAGGATAAAACATTTTTGTTGATGAATTCCCCCAGCTTGGGCTGATTGACAAGTTGCGAAAATCATCTTCAGGCAATAAGTTATTTGTATAGGTTGAAGGGGGTGAGAAGATGGGTAGACGGATTAAGCATACTTCCCGTGACGTAGAGTCGTTAGCGAGGCTCATGTTGGCGGAAGCGATTGGTGAAGGAGCTCAAGGAATGAGCATGGTAGGGACGGTAGTGGCCAATCGGGTGGAGGCAGACTGTGCTCCAGACTTCGAAAATTTACGCAATATCAGGCATGCGATTTATCAAACCATTCCTGGTACAGGAATCCCTCATTTTGAGCCCGTCTTAAACGGAACTTTGTACACACAGCGTCCCGACGAAGCTGATCTTCAGAGGGCCAGGGATTTGCTGCAAGGCTACAGGGAGCCCCGGTCCAGAATGAGTTTGTGGTTTTTCAACCCCAGTCCTGGGCAACAATACCGAGATCCTTGTACCCCGACGATGCCAAGATCTCCACAGACGCAGTTCGAGTTTGCGCATAAAAATCATTGCTACTATGTCGGTGTACCGGGCTATTGCCCAGAGTTTTATCGTTAAATAAAGAAAGGAGCTGTTCTTCACGTGGCATTTGGAAACTCAAGTTATTATCCAATGAATCATATTCCAGGTTACTATCCCGCTTCCGGAATACAGGGGGAGGCCGCACAACAACAAGGTGGATTCCCTATGGGTATGCCTTCTGGACCGGCATATTCTACCCCAGTTGTTCCAATAGGGGCTGGGCAGCAGTTTCAGGGAGGCGTGATGGAGGAGTCATTTATCGAAAATATCCTTCGCTTCAACAAAGGTAAGGTTGGTACCTTCTACTTTACTTACCAGGGGAACAACAAATGGAATGCAATGGTTTACCAGGGGCGCGTGGAAACGGCTGGCCGTGACCACATTATCATCAGCGACCCGGCCAGCGGCAAACGTTACCTGCTTATGATGGCAAATCTGGATTGGGTAGAATTCGCCGAACGAATCAACTATCCTCACACTGAAATTAGTCAGGCTGTCCAGGAGTCGATGGAGGTATCGGATTGAATTAAAAGAACGCTAAAACCCGCTTATTCCTTTCAGGATATATGCGGGTTTATTGATCTTCCACTCATCATCACAGTTCTTTCCAGGTGGAGGGTAGAGACTTGGGCTGGTAAGTGAGACAGCTTAGAGTTTTGATTCGACTGCTCATCAATGTACTAGGACTCACGGGATAATGGGTATCCTGAGCGTATCCGTTCTGTTTATCCTCATAGTAATTATTCTAAAAATAAAATGACTTTTTTTCTGCCTGCTTTTTCAGCCAGGAATGAAAATTGGACGTATAATCTGCTCTTATGCCTTTTAAATTAACTTAAGAAGATATTCATCTAATTTCAGAAATGGATACTGGCCGTAGTCTGATTCTTGATCCCTATTCTCCAAGTGAAGTAAAACGAGTTTATAATTATAATGGAAAACATGGTAGATGATTTGGGCTAGAAATATTGGAATTGAAGGGTAAATCAGATAAGTTTAAGCAATTAGAGTTAGTCTTTATAATGGCATTCAAGATCTTGATACAGCTGTAATGTATGGTAATGGAAATTCTGAGAGTTGAAAAGGTCACGAGTTGATTAATAATAATGAACTAATGATCTACAATCTACTCCAAGCAATTTGAAACTAGTGTGGTTTAAACTATATTTTTATAATAATTTATAGTTGCTACATACGATATACTATTTATTTTTCTCTATTTTTCTTCTAAATAACTCGATGACAACAATAGGAACTTTATACTTTTTAAAGATATCAATATTTTTTACTTCTGGGTTCTTCTTTAGTTCTTTTTGAATCAACTTTATAATTTTTTCTTCACTCACTTGAACAATCCCTCCATTCATTAAATTATAATAGTTGTAATTGCAATACCATCTGGTCCATCCCCCACCGCAACTGGAGAGCCAATGACGGTATTGGTAGCTGTATTAATGATAGAGACTGTATCATCTGTAAAATTGGTTACATAAGCTCGGCTTCCATCTGGTGTAATGGCAACTCTAATAGGTTGAGCTCCAACCAATATTGGGAACCCAATTACAGTATCAGAAGCTGTATTAATAACTGAGATAGTACTATCAAGGAAATTCACCACATATGCTCTACTTCCTTCGGGAGTAATTGCAATACCAAAAGGTGTGCGCCCTACTGGTATTGGGGAGATATCGACAGTGTCAGTTTCTGTATTTATGACAGATACAGTATCATCAAAGGCATTTGTGACATAAGCCTTGGTGCCGTCTGGTGTAATGGCAATACCACTAGGGTTATTGCCAACTGGAATTGGAGGGGCATCGACGGAGTTAGTAGTTGTATTTATGACGGAAACAGTAGCATCTCCAGAATTTGTGACATAAGCTCGTGTACCGTCTGGAGTAATCTCAATTGCATCAGGTATATTTCCGACTTGAATTGGAAGGTCATCGACGGAGTTTGTAGCTGTATTAATAACTGAGACAGTAGCATCACCGGAATTTGTAACATAGGCTCGTGTACCATCAGGAGTAATCGCAATACCTCTAGGTAAATTACCAACGGGTATTGGCTCGCCAATGACTGTGTTTGTTACTGTATTAATGGCAGTAACTGTATTATCGAAGAAATTTGTAGTATATGCCTGACTTGCATTTGGTGTAATTGCAATACTTAGAGGTACACTACCGACTGGGATTAAATCGAAGACAGTATTGGTGGCTGTATTAATAACGGAAACCGTATCCTCAACAGAATTTACAACATAAGCAAAAGGACCAAAATCGATAGAACTAATTGTACATAATGGAATGATTCTTGTTCCAAACAGTCCAACAAGAATCAGACTTCCTTCATCGACTCGAAAAATACGTCCTTGAAGAACATCACAACATCCCGTTACCGTTACCGAAATAAACTGACCCTCTAATTCCAAAAGCTTCATCCTAATATCCAAG
This genomic interval carries:
- a CDS encoding DUF6366 family protein, producing the protein MKRSSSGNLGDGINRTSVSNLWDIFGNLNWKITGVIVVVLVIILIIKVLFN
- a CDS encoding permease — protein: MGANALVGTSLYVGVETMFPITKILLDMGMGIGAVMALIITAAGISIPEVIFLSSIFKMKLLIVYIATILVISVGMGYVSIIL
- a CDS encoding CBO0543 family protein, whose protein sequence is MPKKISFFEMYTTSLFSTVLQLITDVYLEFKYRLYWYFSPGVDFITLWVVFVIFPAVNIMFLNFYPQNSKPLVKVFYILGWSTFAVAYEWIAVQTELFHYNGWKLIYSIPIYPLLFILILLNWKLIRKLNSTANI
- a CDS encoding GH32 C-terminal domain-containing protein; the protein is MGVPGQDEDKHLTVTNKWIHAMTLPRELSIKDGKVNQTPIKELEILREEIVHQLNLSLTESDQQFIDMDKETAELLLEVDDQSTERLEISIRGEVRLIFNQEKKVFTLERKSFVDGLMERRQCELKNLQQLQVFLDASTIEVFVNNGEEVFTARMFPFEEYKQVKIGSVGETTINLSHWNLKSHSQVF
- a CDS encoding IS110 family transposase, producing MNYTQNQKITQITPSTIIIGIDIAKDKHVARAQDDHGLDFGKRLVFENRIFGFESLVEWATQHQEKHKKDHVIFGVEPTGHYWKSLAYYLTAKGYDFVVVNPMHVKKSKELDDNSPTKNDTKDAKVIAQLIKDGRYSVPNLLDGIYAELRECVKIRDQLTEQLMITEGRIQNVIQRYFPEFFDVFGDWEGKAALCTLKLFPFPSDIQELRPEKVLEKWKPVVKRGVGIKRSTKLVETAKKSIGVKVGLTFAKRELAYLIEQYELYKKQLEELDGELEAIVETLPGAPQMMNISGLGAVTVGLFFAEVGDISKYSHPQQLVNLAGLSLREHSSGKFKGQTRITKRGRKRLRRALYLAIRPLVAHNPTFKTLHQYYTKRPERPLKKQQSLIALCCKLLRVLFVIGQKQCEFDGSKLLKDIPQINTLQAA
- a CDS encoding PTS sugar transporter subunit IIA; this encodes MLGNLFGKKKELEETIVAPATGKFIEIEEVPDAAFSQKMMGDGFAIEPTEGEVVSPIDGEVVQIFPTKHAVGIQGKSGIEVLVHIGLETVSMNGEGFKAFVKQGDRVKAGQCLITFDLDLIKEKATSAVTPIVITNSDKIESLQKVASDHPQKGKSEMLKIKMKG
- a CDS encoding cell wall hydrolase, whose protein sequence is MGRRIKHTSRDVESLARLMLAEAIGEGAQGMSMVGTVVANRVEADCAPDFENLRNIRHAIYQTIPGTGIPHFEPVLNGTLYTQRPDEADLQRARDLLQGYREPRSRMSLWFFNPSPGQQYRDPCTPTMPRSPQTQFEFAHKNHCYYVGVPGYCPEFYR
- the gerQ gene encoding spore coat protein GerQ encodes the protein MAFGNSSYYPMNHIPGYYPASGIQGEAAQQQGGFPMGMPSGPAYSTPVVPIGAGQQFQGGVMEESFIENILRFNKGKVGTFYFTYQGNNKWNAMVYQGRVETAGRDHIIISDPASGKRYLLMMANLDWVEFAERINYPHTEISQAVQESMEVSD
- a CDS encoding beta-propeller fold lactonase family protein, whose product is MELEGQFISVTVTGCCDVLQGRIFRVDEGSLILVGLFGTRIIPLCTISSIDFGPFAYVVNSVEDTVSVINTATNTVFDLIPVGSVPLSIAITPNASQAYTTNFFDNTVTAINTVTNTVIGEPIPVGNLPRGIAITPDGTRAYVTNSGDATVSVINTATNSVDDLPIQVGNIPDAIEITPDGTRAYVTNSGDATVSVINTTTNSVDAPPIPVGNNPSGIAITPDGTKAYVTNAFDDTVSVINTETDTVDISPIPVGRTPFGIAITPEGSRAYVVNFLDSTISVINTASDTVIGFPILVGAQPIRVAITPDGSRAYVTNFTDDTVSIINTATNTVIGSPVAVGDGPDGIAITTIII